From Drosophila suzukii chromosome 2R, CBGP_Dsuzu_IsoJpt1.0, whole genome shotgun sequence, a single genomic window includes:
- the FMRFa gene encoding FMRFamide-related peptides — protein sequence MGIALMFLLALYQMQSAIQSEIIETPSFGGNSLQDSDPEVGPPQDNDLVDALLGNDQSERAELEFRHPISVIGIDYAKNAVVLHFQKHGRKPRYKYDPEMEAKRRSLQDNFMHFGKRQAEQLPPEGTYGVSDEEDGVAKRASMDRYGRDPKQDFMRFGRDPKQDFMRFGRDPKQDFMRFGRDPKQDFMRFGRDPKQDFMRFGRDPKQDFMRFGRSPAEDFMRFGRTPAEDFMRFGRSDNFMRFGRSPHEELRSPKQDFMRFGRPDNFMRFGRSAPQDFVRSGKMDSNFIRFGKRVKPLAPESNLTKSNQGKPGERSPVDKAMTELFKKQELQDQQTKSAELVTSTDEGSVEQEQFFGQ from the coding sequence ATGGGCATTGCCTTGATGTTCCTGCTGGCCCTCTACCAGATGCAGTCGGCCATCCAGAGCGAGATCATCGAAACGCCCAGCTTTGGGGGCAACTCTCTGCAGGATTCGGACCCCGAAGTGGGTCCTCCGCAGGACAATGACCTGGTCGACGCACTCCTCGGCAACGATCAGAGCGAGCGGGCGGAGCTGGAGTTCCGTCACCCCATCTCGGTGATTGGCATCGACTACGCCAAGAACGCGGTCGTGCTGCACTTCCAGAAACACGGCAGGAAACCGCGCTACAAGTACGATCCCGAGATGGAGGCCAAGCGGAGGTCTCTGCAGGACAACTTCATGCACTTTGGCAAGCGGCAGGCGGAGCAACTGCCTCCGGAGGGCACTTATGGGGTATCCGATGAGGAGGACGGCGTGGCCAAGCGAGCCAGCATGGATCGTTATGGCAGGGATCCCAAGCAGGACTTCATGAGGTTCGGTCGAGATCCCAAACAGGACTTTATGAGATTTGGCCGGGATCCTAAGCAGGATTTCATGAGGTTTGGACGGGATCCGAAACAGGACTTTATGAGATTTGGTCGGGATCCCAAGCAGGACTTCATGAGATTTGGTCGAGATCCCAAGCAGGACTTCATGAGATTTGGTCGCAGTCCTGCAGAGGACTTCATGAGGTTTGGACGCACTCCCGCGGAGGACTTTATGAGGTTCGGGCGCTCTGATAACTTCATGCGTTTTGGACGCAGTCCCCATGAGGAACTCCGCAGTCCCAAACAGGATTTCATGCGTTTCGGTCGTCCGGATAACTTCATGCGTTTTGGTCGCTCTGCTCCACAGGATTTCGTGCGTTCCGGCAAGATGGACTCGAACTTCATTCGCTTTGGCAAGCGTGTAAAGCCCTTGGCTCCGGAATCCAACCTAACAAAGTCCAATCAGGGTAAGCCGGGCGAAAGGAGTCCCGTGGACAAGGCCATGACGGAACTGTTCAAGAAACAGGAGCTGCAGGATCAGCAGACGAAGAGCGCGGAGCTGGTGACCTCGACGGATGAGGGTAGCGTGGAGCAGGAACAGTTCTTTGGCCAGTAA